AGCTGTAACCGAATGGCGCAAGCGGCTGGACAACGACAGAGGCCAGCGCGCCGAGCTGCGCCGGGCCAGGACGCCTGTGGAGATCATCTGTTCGCCGGCGTATCAGCGCGGGTTCGTGGCCCATATGGCGATCAAAGGGTTTCCCCTGAATGCGGACGATATCAAACGACTCGCCCCGGCGGCCGGCCTCCTGGCCCACGTGAACGTGTTTTCCGGCAAGAGCCATTTCGCCAGGCAGCTCGCCGCATCCAACAAAGGCAGCCAGGAGGTCCGCGATCTGCGGTTCAAGAAGCTCATGGCCATTGAGGACACGGACGAGCTCTACCTCATGCTCATGCGCCTCATCCGCTATCTGGACGGCAGCGCCCACGTAAAAAGTCTCGTCCGCGGGGTTTTCTGGTGGAACGAGAACACAAAGCGCGACTGGGCCCTCAACTACTACACCGCCTAGCACACATCATTCATACAAGGAGAACGACCATGAGCCGCTTCATCCAACTGCATATCCTCACCAGCTACCCCGCCTCCAACCTCAACCGCGACGACCTCGGCCAGCCCAAGAGCGTTATCGTGGGCAACACCCCCCGGCTGCGCGTTTCCTCCCAGAGCCTCAAGCGCGCCTGGCGCACCTCGGACGTCTTCCGGCAGGCCTTCGACGGCTCCATCGGCATACGCACCAAATCCATGGGCGAGTGCGTGTTCCGCGCGCTGACCCAGGGCGCGGCCCTGCAGGCGATTCTTGAAAACCAGCATGCCACGGGCGAACTGCCCACGGTGGCGGAGAAAAAGGCCGAAGAAATAGCCAAGGCCGTGGCTGGCGTGTTCGGCGCGCTCCATTCCGCCAAGGACGCCAAGAAGGAAGCCGAACAGGAAGCGCAGGAAGAAGGCGCAGCAGACGCCGAGAAGGTCAAGGAAAAGGCGAAGATGAAAGAGATGCACATCGAGCAGCTCGCCCACTTCGGACCGGCCGAGATCGAAGCCCTCGCCAGACTCGTGGAAGAGCGCCGCGCAGACGGCAACAAGCCCGATGCCGAGCAGCTGAACCTCCTGCGCCACACCCCCGGCGCGGTGGATATCGCCATGTTCGGCCGCATGCTCGCCGCCAGCAAGC
This genomic interval from Oceanidesulfovibrio indonesiensis contains the following:
- the casB gene encoding type I-E CRISPR-associated protein Cse2/CasB; the protein is MSNFGQYQNDTDFWEAVTEWRKRLDNDRGQRAELRRARTPVEIICSPAYQRGFVAHMAIKGFPLNADDIKRLAPAAGLLAHVNVFSGKSHFARQLAASNKGSQEVRDLRFKKLMAIEDTDELYLMLMRLIRYLDGSAHVKSLVRGVFWWNENTKRDWALNYYTA
- the cas7e gene encoding type I-E CRISPR-associated protein Cas7/Cse4/CasC; this translates as MSRFIQLHILTSYPASNLNRDDLGQPKSVIVGNTPRLRVSSQSLKRAWRTSDVFRQAFDGSIGIRTKSMGECVFRALTQGAALQAILENQHATGELPTVAEKKAEEIAKAVAGVFGALHSAKDAKKEAEQEAQEEGAADAEKVKEKAKMKEMHIEQLAHFGPAEIEALARLVEERRADGNKPDAEQLNLLRHTPGAVDIAMFGRMLAASKPFNVEAAVQVAHAMTVHKVVKEDDFFTAVDDLNRDESGAGHMGVFEFGAGLYYIYVCIDRDLLVENLGGDEEAASRALEALVRAACTVSPTGKQNSFASRANASFCLAEKGNEQPRTLSSAFLKGIDKPVDLLDKAVESLLETRANFEKVYGGDLQHVSFDVNKGEGTLQEVCKFVRG